TTGGAGTATGTGGTCAGATCATTCCTGTAAGTAAAATAAACACTAAAGGATGGCAAACATTCAACTTTTATGTTAccaagtttttgtgttttttcagtgtttacatTCAGCCAGCTGTGAGTAAAGTAATCGGCCTGAATGTggtgaaaacatgttttaacttgttttttaGCTGAACCTCAGATAATTTGTTGATTTGTTCTGATTGTGTCACATTCATTATCACATAAATCGAAACCTGAAAACTGAGTTTGCACTTTGGCATTTAGTGGAACTTCCCGCTGATGATGTTCGTGTGGAAGATTGCTCCTGCTCTGTGCTGTGGGAACACTGTAGTCATCAAGCCAGCTGAACAGACCCCTTTATCAGCTCTGCATATGGCTGCACTCATCAAAGAGGTAGTTAGATTCAAATTACTAATCACCCACAACAATTATATGCAATTATATAAGTGCAAAAACTGGCCATTTCTTACTTAAAGAAAATGACTGAGTGGCTCTCTTTTCAACTGTCTGTGTTCAGGCTGGGTTTCCTCCAGGAGTGGTGAATGTGTTGCCTGGTTATGGTCAGACAGCAGGCTGTGCCATTTCTCACCACATGGATATAGACAAAGTAGCCTTTACCGGATCTACTGCTGTTAGTATAAATCTCAgcacagtgtgtctgtgtgaacagcttgctctcttctgtttttgtgcatttcaCTCATGTATAAATTAACTCCTTTACTGTAACCATGTGGCTCACATGGTTGTCACTGGTTGCCAGGTTGGAAAACTCATCCAGAAGGCTGCAGGTGAAAGCAACCTGAAGAGAGTCACACTGGAACTTGGTGGAAAAAATCCCAATATTGTCTTTGCAGACTGTGACTGTGAGTGGGACCTTTTTTTCACTTGATTACGTCACATTTCTCTCTTTAAATGTCATATTCTTTTATACCTTTGCCATGTCTAACCATTTCTGAATTGAACAAATAAAGTGCAGCACCATATTAAGTCACACTTGTGGTGTATAAATCTTTCTTTTAGATCTGATATCTTTATATGATATGTCTTGTAGTAGTGTCATACTGTAGTGGTTTTCCCTAACAAGTGAATGATCCCTTGTTTGAACCTGGGAGTAGAAGAATCCCTTTGGGGTCGAGTCACGAAGGGCATCTGTTgttaaaaagaaatctgccaacTACCAACAGTTAAAGGTGGCTTTTCTGTGTATATGTCTTGCAGTAGAGTATGCAGTGGAGCAGGCACACAGTGGTCTGTTCTTCAATCAGGGGCAGTGCTGTCTGGCAGGATCCAGGGTGTTTGTAGAGGAACCAATCTACGAGGAATTTGTCCGCCGCAGTGTAGAGAAAGCCAGATCCAAAGTCCTGGGAAACCCACTCTTGCCAGGCGTGGACCAGGGACCACAAGTATACTGTGGCCTGAATACTGTTACACCAACTAACAAGTCAGACAGGTCAGAATAATATgagctttgtttatttttccctCAGATCGACCAGAAGCAGTTTAATAAGATAATGGAGCTAATAGAAAGCGGGAAGAGAGAAGGTGCAACTCTGGAGTGCGGTGGCTCTCCGGGGGGTCAGCAGGGACTTTTCATCCAACCCACCGTGTTCTCAAATGTCAGAGACCATATGCGTATCGCTAAAGAAGAGGTACTCACACCCCCAACGGTGGAGCACATATTAAAATACATGGTCTAATTCTACtgctcatttttttccttttgtaagATTTCTCTACCATCCTCTTGCAGATATTTGGCCCGGTGCAGCAGATTATGTGTTTCCGCAGCATCAATGAAGTCATCCAGAGAGCCAATGCCACACAATACGGGTTGGCAGCAGGAGTCTTCACTAATGACATCAACAAAGCCCTTACAGTCTCTTCTGCTCTGCAAGCCGGCATGGTCTGGTATGGATCACATCCTCTGCACAGAACACGATAACCTGAAGCCTCTCTTAAAGTCCCATTAGACTTTGGAATAGTGCAGCTACTACTATTGTATGCCTGTTTTTAAGGAATAAGGTGAAACTAATGGTGCTTTATTTCTAGGGTGAACTGCTACAATGCCATGAGTATTCAGTGTCCCTTTGGTGGCTTCAAGATGTCTGGGAATGGGAGAGAACTGTGAGTGTTGCCATTTTGAAATCTAAGAAAATTAACCTTTACATTTGCTGCATTAATGTCCATCAAAAAACTACGTAATCGTTGCTTTGAGACTTTGTAACAATGCACTGCAACTTGACTAGTaaactctttctctttttaatcagtggtgcttttttttcttatttcaggGGGGAATATGCACTGCAGGAGTACACTGAAATCAAGGCAGTCACAATCAGAATATCACAGAAGAGCTCATGATACTGCCAGACTACATTTCTCCTGTTTAAACCATCAGCCAGAGTCAGATCATTAGATCATGCTGCACCTGCATGTTTTGTAGCCACTTTGTGAATATTTATTCCATTTTCTGCTCagactttctttatttttgtcatatACCCCCAGGGTTACATGACTTTTATCTATGGTGGTCCTCCAGTGTACAGGCTTGTAAACAGATTGTTCTTTGAAGTGTTGCCTCTCGTGTGTTTGATAGTTTAGTTACACCATAAATGGCAATTTTTCATAAATCGAACATTTTAATAGATGTCATGCAAAAAATTAGAAGGTCACTTTAAAAACTATGTACAGGGATTTCCACATGAAATCAGTCGTTTGTATAGATAAGCAGTAAACTGTAGACTGATTCCACTGtagtaaacaggaaaaaaaagcccagTCCTTGGTAGAAGTTGCTGAGCCATAGAGTTTGTTGACATTTTTGCAGTTGTAATACTACTGACACAGATAACACACCATTTCTGTATCTTTTAACTGAGTCGCTGCAGTAACTACGACTTTTTCCAGTGTTAGGTATGACCGATGTCTCATCTAGCATGTTGAAAATACTAATTGAATGCTTTTCATTCATAtaataaaattacaataaaaaatgatgTTATGAAATTTGTGTTCATTTGCATCATTGCAGTAAACCCAAAATTGATTCCTCCTCCATATGCAGCTGGAGCTATCCTAGCAGATATCTGTAACTGTGAATCATGTTTCTTATGTCCTCGGAGGTGCGCCCCGACCTCTCCCTCTGCCAGGCCCAGGTAGAGGGCCCCTGAGATGTCCAGGAGGCCCTCCCCGTGCCCGAGGAGGATGGGCTACTGGCCCTCTGGGGTTTGGGGCAGCCAGTGACACCTCCTTTTGTAGGTTGACCCCTTTCCCCGCTGATCCTGGCTTCATTTTGGTAGACTTGCTTCCCTTCTCAATTACAATATCTAAAAAGACAGATTGAGAGTTGGAAAACGTGGTCAGGTCAGTGGGGTGTTAATTATCCTACAGTATATGCAGCTGAAGATGTATGTGAGTGTACCATGAGGCGACTCTTCCTCAGTGGGAGGCGGTATTAGAGATTTGTTTGGCAGGAGGTCCTCCAAGTCTTTCATTACTTGATTAGTGCTGTCCTTGTTGTTCCTGCGGTTCTTCTCCTCGTCTCGGGCCTGAAGTGATGACCAACAAACCCGACAGTCATTTGATTTAATCTAATCTTGAACTTTTGCTTAAATAAGGGAAATTAAGAGAAATTCATACTGaccattttcatcttctttttaAGGTCCAGGTTTGCCTGTTGGTATCCCTTTGACACTGTGTTAAGGTAGTAGATGGCCAACCTGTTACACAGTATAAGTCTTTTACTGTGCCACTGCAGATGGATTAGATTACAGTCAGGCTTTGCACACAGTGATAGATCATATTGTTCTGTCATTTTGTTCTGTGTTTATGTACATGCACTGATCATGGAAATTTTAGGCAAATTTATATTTTGTCTGGGTGCCATGATGTGTGTTACTTTGCCTCATCAGTTACAAGTTTAAAAGAACTGTTGTTAAATTCATAAGCTGCACAGGTAGCTTATCTGCTCTTTGTTATCTACCCAAACGTAATGTGATAATGTCAGAGTGGAAACAAAACACTGTTCGCAAACACTGGTTTTCTTGCCAGAAAGCTTAGGGTGAGCAAATAAAATGCCACTACACTGAAAAGCAGCTAATGAATAGCCTACTGCAACTTAAGCTGCCTGCTTAGATATACCACTGCAGGGCTCAGGCCAGCTACATGCATATGagaaaaatagcacaaaaagtaTCCACTGTAGCCACCTGCCACGGGGTAGGCCACAAAAACAAATGGAAGAATGGAAAATTCACAATACTGAGCCAGGTGTAAAAAGCAAGAAAGCTAGGTTGGGTTTGTCTGCAGGGAAACTTGTTGCTTGTGAGAAGAACTCAGATATGGCAAAATAACGAAATAGACAGAGATGTTTGTACCTGAAATGACTGGAAACTAAGACAAAAATATTCACAAGCATGTGTTTTCCCCATAAAGAGCTATAACAAGGataaagactttttaaaaaaaaaaaccacaggaCAGCACACATGTTTTATTTGTGGATTTAAATTGACCACCCATGGAGGATTAAAGCTGGTCCTTTCTTTGGGAGCACCTGTACAGAAACCAGACCTGCCAGCTGACCAGagtaatttaatttattaagacAAGAGATTCTTTGCTAGCTGTAAAAGGTGCTTGCCTACTTGACCACATCTTCACCACAACTATAGATGCCACTGGTATTGCTTTTTGTCCTCTTTccctcccctcatccccagtCGGTTGCAGCAGATGCCCTCCCCTCattaagcctggttctgccagaggtttcatTCTGTTATAAGGGAGTTTATCCTTTCCATTGATGCCTTTTCAAacagggtcatctgattgttgggattttctctgtattattgtagggtctttaccttccaatataaagcaccttgaggggACTCTTGTTGTGATGTTCGGGCTAAAGTGAATTCCTTAAAAGCAGTGCCCCTCAGTCAGGACAATGTGATTCGCCAACACCACAAAATCAGGCAGAACAGATAGAGACGTTAAACTCCCTCCACTTCTCAGATCTCAATCTGGGTGAGTGTCTGACAAACACATTCCAGAGAGACCAACCAAGACTACCCTCCGATTATCACGGCCCACATTTTTACTGTACTCCTCCAAGAAAGGCTGACTTTTGCTGCCACTGTGTGGTAGTGTCAAAAAAGGCAGTGTAAGGGTAACATCACCACATTATCAGTGTTAACTAAGACAGAGATAACTGAAATGCACAcaatttgtttttctaaataaataataagattGTGTAGGCAACCTTAAATATATTAGCAGTGCACAAAaggtttcatttgttttcttgaaTTTATCATGAACgcttaaaaatacacaaaatataaaaatgtatcttCATTTAGCAGGTACAGAAGCAATGTTTGActtattatttaaattatacTTACACCATGAGGAGGACGGCA
This region of Pelmatolapia mariae isolate MD_Pm_ZW linkage group LG12, Pm_UMD_F_2, whole genome shotgun sequence genomic DNA includes:
- the LOC134638817 gene encoding aldehyde dehydrogenase 1A1-like; amino-acid sequence: MPVIGVGIHQSGGTASASPTERKHYSLSSQPANGYEHQSGNGFNHQDHNSQNADGLETNALPTPIANPQIVYTKVFIGNEWHESCSGRKIPVYNPTTEKLLCEVDEADSDDVDKAVRSARAAFQMGSPWRSMDASDRGHLLNRLADLVERDRLLLATLEALNCGKVFLMAYFVDLMATIKTLRYYSGWADKIHGKTIPVDGEYFTYTRHEPIGVCGQIIPWNFPLMMFVWKIAPALCCGNTVVIKPAEQTPLSALHMAALIKEAGFPPGVVNVLPGYGQTAGCAISHHMDIDKVAFTGSTAVGKLIQKAAGESNLKRVTLELGGKNPNIVFADCDLEYAVEQAHSGLFFNQGQCCLAGSRVFVEEPIYEEFVRRSVEKARSKVLGNPLLPGVDQGPQIDQKQFNKIMELIESGKREGATLECGGSPGGQQGLFIQPTVFSNVRDHMRIAKEEIFGPVQQIMCFRSINEVIQRANATQYGLAAGVFTNDINKALTVSSALQAGMVWVNCYNAMSIQCPFGGFKMSGNGRELGEYALQEYTEIKAVTIRISQKSS